The DNA window TTGCGATTACAGAGGTTCAGGGGGCAATCCGATATACTTATGATGATCCGGTCATCCTTGATTGGGTTATCACGAAGGAAAAGAAAAAAGATGCTCAGGGAAATCAGCTGCAGAAAGCGGAGGTGTCCTTCAGAGGACGTAAGTGGAATGCCTATTTTAACCCGAAAATACCCATCAGTACAGGACCCTATAAATTTTATGGGCTTCCCGGACTCATCGTTGAGCTATATGATGATCAAAACGATTACAGCTTTACATTGATTGGAAACCATACCGTTACTCGCGACGCCATCAATATACCGGGTTCCAGATATATAGACAAAGATCTTAAAGTGAGTAAAACTCAATTCTTTCAGATTCTGGCAGAATATAAAAAGGACCCGGCCCGTGATTTTAAGGCGGGGGTATATAACGGCACGATACAATTGGTCGACCGGGATCCTAATGATATCATTCGCGGGATCGAAGAGAAAGCCAGGGAAGATCAGAAAAAATACAATAATCCTATAGAACTCGTTCAGTAAAAGCGTAAGATTAATAACTCTCAAAATAATTGGAATCAGTATCACTGATAAAGAGTGCTGGGAGTCGGAGAGTGGAGAGTTTGAGTGTGGTAGTGTGGGAGAGCAGTAGAGTAAAAGAATGGCAATTCTG is part of the Chryseobacterium camelliae genome and encodes:
- a CDS encoding GLPGLI family protein; amino-acid sequence: MAFKTLSSFLIFIFSFTHAQHVNRFIYELRYKDDSASALHKSERMCLDIDAQEYSFRSYDRFILDSLYHSDNTKAYEEVGNILYVFKRKPGKNSFAITEVQGAIRYTYDDPVILDWVITKEKKKDAQGNQLQKAEVSFRGRKWNAYFNPKIPISTGPYKFYGLPGLIVELYDDQNDYSFTLIGNHTVTRDAINIPGSRYIDKDLKVSKTQFFQILAEYKKDPARDFKAGVYNGTIQLVDRDPNDIIRGIEEKAREDQKKYNNPIELVQ